The sequence below is a genomic window from Microbacterium abyssi.
GTGCCCGCCGATCGGATCGCTGGTGTTGTGGGCGCCGCTGTACTGTTCCGGGGTGCGGACGTCCAGCAGCACGCCGCGTGCGGCGAAACTGTCGACGTCGTCTATGCCGACGGCGTCGGCGGACGCATCGAGCACGAGGGTCACGCCGCCGGGCGGCGGCCGCACATCGCCGTGCTCGAGCGGAAGCTCCTCGGCCGCCCACGACCTGAGGCCGCCGTCGAGCACCCGCACGTCGACCCCGGTACGACGCAGCAGCCACCACAGCCGTGCGGCCGGGACGCTGCGGTTGTCGTCGTAAGCCACGACGACGTCGCCGTCGTCGAGTCCCCAGCCGCGCGCGGCGCGCTGCAGATCGACGAGGGGCGGCAGTGGATGCCGGCCCTCCTGCGGCTGGCCACGATGAGCGAGCTCGTGCTCGAGGTCCACATACACCGCGCCGGGTAGGTGCGCGCGGACGTAGTCCGGACGCCCCTCCGGCCGGTCGAGCCGCCAACGCACGTCGAGCAGCCGCACCGGCGGTCCGGTGCGTTGCTCGGCGACGCGCTGCAGGTGCAGCAGCTGCGCGACGCTGACCAGGTGGCTCATGCCCTCAGCATCCGCATTCGCAGAAGTGTCGTCATCCCGCGATGACACAGATGTTCACGGGGCGACACGCAGGTTCACGGGGCGACACGCAAGGTAACGCGGCGCCCCGTCTCTGTCAGGGGAGCCGGTTCGCGCGGGCGAGGTTCTCCCTGAGCTCGGCGGCGTTCTGGCGGACCACGTAAGCCGGACGATCCCGCTCCACCCGCCATGACTCGCGGAGCGGCCCGACGTTCACGGTGTCGAATCCGAGCTCGTCGTAGAACGAGGTGACGAATTCGACGGCCTCGTCGAAATCGCTCGCAGTCGCGAGGGCTCGGCGATCCTCCGCGCCGGCCGGTGCACCGTCCGTCGTGATCTCACCCGAGCGGATCTGGTTGAACGCCTTCACGACCTTCGAGGTCGGCAGGTGCTCCTGAAGCAGCTCGGAGGTCGTCGTCTCGCCCTTGTCCAGCGCGTCGATGTGCCCGTCCCGCTCGAAGTAGTAGTTGTTGGTGTCGAGCACGATCTTCCCGGCAAGGGGTTCGACCGGCACCTTCGACAGCGCATGCAACGGCACCGTCACCACGACCACGTCGCCGGCCGCGCCCGCTTCCGCCGATGTCGCCGCGCGTGCACGAGGCCCGAGCTCTGCGACGAGATCGCTCAGCGTCTCCGGCCCGCGCGAGTTCGAGATCACGACGTCGTAGCCGTGCGCCACGGCCGCGCGAGCGACCTGGCTGCCGATGTGTCCTGCACCGATGATTCCGAGAGTTGTCATGCGAGGGACAACGTGCCCGGAGCGCGAGTATTCCGTCAGGCGAGCTTGCGCAGAGCGTCTTCAGCGGCGACCCAGGCGAGCATCGCGCACTTGACCCTGGCGACGTAGCGCGAGACGCTGCCGAGCGCCGCGGCATCGCCGAGCAGCTCCTCGTCCGGCTCGATCTTGCCTCGCGAACGCATCGCCTCGCGGAACGACTCGATGCGCTTCTCGATCTCGGGCACGGTCATGCCCTCGACGAGTTCGGCGAACAGCGACGCCGACGCCTGCGAGATCGCGCAGCCATGGCCCTCCCACGCGATCGCCTCGATGGTGCCGTCGGCGCCCGGGTGCACCTGCAGGGTGATCTCGTCGCCGCAGGTGGGGTTCAGCTGATGCGACTGCGCCGCGACCTCGTCGCGCAGGCCGAACCCGTGCGGGGTGCGGGAGTGGTCGAGGATCAGCTCCTGGTACAGGTTCTGCAGGTCACTGGAGGTCATGAGCGCACTCCGAAGAATTCGATCGTGGCGGCGACGCCGTCGAGGAAGGCATCGACCTCGGCCTCGGTCGAGTACAGGTAGGTGCTCGCCCTGGTGGACGAGGTGACGCCGAGCCGACGGTGCAACGGCTGTGCGCAGTGATGGCCCACCCGCACGGCGATGCCGCGGTCGTCGAGGAACTGCCCGACGTCGTGCGAGTGGATGCCGGGGATGTCGAAGCTCGCGAGCCCGACCCGCGGCAGGTCGATGCCGGCGCCGAGAACCCGGACGCCGTCGATCGCGGTGAGCCCGTCGACGAGCCGCTGCCCGAGTGCCGCCTCGTGCGCGGCGATGCGCGGCATCCCGACCCCGCTCAGGTAGTCGATCGCGGCCGCGAGCGCGACGGCCTGCGACACCCGCTGGGTGCCGGCCTCGAAGCGCTGCGGCGGGGGCAGGTACTCGGCCTGGGTCGTCGTCACCGTGGTGATCATGGACCCGCCGGTGAGGAACGGCGGCATGGCTTCGAGCAGCTCGCGGCGACCGTACAGGGCGCCGATGCCGGTGGGTCCGAGCATCTTGTGTCCGGAGAGCACGGCGAAGTCGACGCCGAGCGCATGCACGTCGAGCGGCAGGTGCGGGGCCGACTGGCAGGCGTCCAGCAGCACGAGCGCACCGACCTCGCGGGCTGCGGCGACCAGCTGCTCGATCGGGTTGATGACACCGAGCACGTTCGAGACGTGGGTGACGGCGACGAGCCTGGTCCGATCGCCGATCGGTGCGTCGCCCAAGCGCAGTGCGCCGTCGTCATCGACAGGGATGATGCGCAACGTCGCACCGGTGCGGGCGGCGAGCTCCTGCCACGGGATGAGGTTGGCGTGATGCTCCATCTCGGTGGTGACGATCTCGTCGCCGGGGCCGAGGCGGAAGCGATCGGCGACGGCACCGCCACGCCCGGCGGTGGCGTTCGAGAACGCGTAGGCGACGAGGTTGATCGCCTCGGTGGCGTTGGAGGTCCAGACGATCTCGTCGTCTCCGGCGCCGACGAAGCCGGCGAGCGTGCCGCGGGCGTCCTCGAACACCTCGGTCGCCTCAGCGGCGAGGGTGTGCGCGCCGCGGTGGACAGCGGAGTTCAGCGTCGAGGCGAACTCGCGTTCGGCATCCAGCACCGCGAACGGGCGCTGCGACGTGGCCCCGGAGTCGAGATAGACGAGCGGATGCCCGTTCACCTGCGTGTGCAGGATCGGGAAGTCCTCCCGGAGCCGGACGATGTCGGTCTCAGCGAGAGGAGCGTCTGCGGTCGTGGGCGAGCTCATCCTTCAAGGATCTCACCTGCCGGAGCACCCGGGGCGGCTGGCTCGGGTGAACGGCTCACGCGGGATGCGTTTCGCCGGTTCCGACCGCGCCATAACCGGCGAGATGCATCCAGCATCCGTGCCGCGGAACTCAGGCCGGAGAGTCGTCCGGGTCGAGCGTCTTGAGCATGTCCTTCTCGACCTCGTTGTCGGCGTCGAGTTGCTCCTCGGTCGTGTCGTCCCCGCCCAGCGGCGCGTCGTCGCCGCCTCCTGGCGTGTCACCGCTCCCGGCTCCGGCGACGCTCGCTGCGGTGTCTTCGGGGCGGCTTTCCTCTGCGGGATCCGGTCGATGCTCGTCCATACCCGCACGCTACGCCCGAAACCTCCGGAGCGCCATGCTCACGCGCGGCTCGCACTGGATGCTGTATGCCTTCGGCCGGTATGCGGCACGCAGAACCGGCGAAAGGTATACAGCACCCCGCCAGGCGCGCGGCGCGGGCGTCAGGCGGCGGTGCGCTCGTTCTTGATCAGGATGCCGGCGGCGATGAAGACCAGCGCGGCGACGAACTGCGCACCGACCCACACCCATCCGGTGAAACCGAACGGGTAGACGGGGTTCCAGATCACCGCGATCGCGACGAAGACGACCGTCCACCACCACTGCCGCGCCTGCCAGGCGAACCACGCCACGACGAGCGCGAGGATCGCGACGAGGAACAGGATGATCGTCGCGACGAGGCCCTCGGTGAACAGCGGGGAGAGGAACAGCGCGATCGCGGCGAGAATCCCAGGAGCAAGCGCGTTGCGCTGCGTCTGCGGGGTGGGAGAAGCCATGCGTCCATCTTCCCGCACTTCCAGTTTACCGGTCGGGTGGGGGCTTGCGGCAAGGGCCCCTGCGGGGCGCATACTTGTCGATCGTGCGCAGCGAGACGCGTCCTGCGCACCCGGATCGGAGCCCTCGTGAATCACTCTGCCCCTCTGAACAACCAAGCCCTGAACAGCCGCGCTCTCAGCGCCTTCAACCTCTCTGACACCCTCGCCTTCAAAGCCCGCCCCGACCTGATCACCCGCGACGACGAGCAGTTCGCCGCCATCGCCGACACGCTGCGCAGCAGCACCGCCGACGCATCGGCGCGCCTCGAGCGCACGCTCGCCTCGCCGAGCGGCGTCGGCGGCGCGGCCGTCGAGCGCGACCTCGAGATCCACCGGCTGAACGCCCGCCTCACGATGCTGCGGCGCTACGGGATCGACATGTGCCTCGGTCGCATGGTGACCGAGGCCGGCGAACACATCTACATCGGACGCCTCGGCCTTACCGGCGAAGACGGCCGTCAGCTGCTCGTCGACTGGCGCGCACCCGCCGCGGAGCCGTTCTTCGGCGCGACGCTCGCCGAGCCGATGGGCCTGGTGAGCCGCCGCCGCTACCGCTGGTCGAGCGGGCGGGTCAGCGACTACTGGGACGAGGCGTTCACGGCCGAGGCCCTCGCCGCCGGCGGCGCACTCGACGACCAGTCGTCGTTCATCGCGAGCCTCGGCACCTCGCGCTCCTCGCGCATGCGCGACGTGCTGGCGACCATCCAGGCCGATCAGGATGCCATCATCCGTGCAGGTTCGGAGGGCACGCTCGTCGTCGACGGAGGGCCCGGCACGGGAAAGACCGTGGTCGCCCTCCACCGCGCCGCGTATCTCCTGTACTCCGACTCGCGGATCTCGCGCGGCAGCGGCGGCGGCGTGCTCGTCGTGGGCCCGCACCCGCCCTATCTCGCCTACGTCGACGACGTGCTGCCGAGCCTCGGCGAGGACCGCGTGCAGACCTGCACCCTGCGCGACCTCGTGCCGGAGGGTCGCGATGCGCCGGCTGAGACGGATCCCGCGGTCGCACGACTCAAGACCTCAGCGCGGCTGATCGACGCGGTCGGAACGGCGGTGCGCCTCTATGAGCAGCCGCCCGAGCGCGGCACCGTCGTCGAGACGCCGTGGACGGATCTGCGCGTGCGGGAGATCGACTGGGAAGAGGCGTTCGAGACCGACACCGGCGCCGCCCACAACGAGGCCCGCGACGAGATCTGGGATGCGCTGCTCGACATCGTGCTCGATCGGTTCGCCGGGCAGATCCCCCGCGCGCAGCTGCACCGCGCTCTCGCCCAGAGCGAAGCTCTCACCCAGACGTTCAACCGCGCCTGGCCGCTGCTCGACCCTGCCGGACTCGTCGCCGCTCTCTGGAGCAACCCCGGTTTCCTCAGGCGGTGCGCTCCGTGGCTGACAGCCGAGGAGGTGAGGATGCTGCAGCGCGAGGATGCCGCGGTGTGGACAGCATCCGATCTGCCGCTCCTGGACGCCGCCCGTCGCGCCGTCGGCGA
It includes:
- a CDS encoding sulfurtransferase, with translation MSHLVSVAQLLHLQRVAEQRTGPPVRLLDVRWRLDRPEGRPDYVRAHLPGAVYVDLEHELAHRGQPQEGRHPLPPLVDLQRAARGWGLDDGDVVVAYDDNRSVPAARLWWLLRRTGVDVRVLDGGLRSWAAEELPLEHGDVRPPPGGVTLVLDASADAVGIDDVDSFAARGVLLDVRTPEQYSGAHNTSDPIGGHIPGAVNLPAMATVAADGRLHRPEALQRLFATAGVDAGTEVAVYCGSGVAAMHAALALEHAGISARVYPGSWSQWAHTRGRPVAVGTLPAGRLTRV
- a CDS encoding NADPH-dependent F420 reductase, yielding MTTLGIIGAGHIGSQVARAAVAHGYDVVISNSRGPETLSDLVAELGPRARAATSAEAGAAGDVVVVTVPLHALSKVPVEPLAGKIVLDTNNYYFERDGHIDALDKGETTTSELLQEHLPTSKVVKAFNQIRSGEITTDGAPAGAEDRRALATASDFDEAVEFVTSFYDELGFDTVNVGPLRESWRVERDRPAYVVRQNAAELRENLARANRLP
- the sufU gene encoding Fe-S cluster assembly sulfur transfer protein SufU, with protein sequence MTSSDLQNLYQELILDHSRTPHGFGLRDEVAAQSHQLNPTCGDEITLQVHPGADGTIEAIAWEGHGCAISQASASLFAELVEGMTVPEIEKRIESFREAMRSRGKIEPDEELLGDAAALGSVSRYVARVKCAMLAWVAAEDALRKLA
- a CDS encoding SufS family cysteine desulfurase, with translation MSSPTTADAPLAETDIVRLREDFPILHTQVNGHPLVYLDSGATSQRPFAVLDAEREFASTLNSAVHRGAHTLAAEATEVFEDARGTLAGFVGAGDDEIVWTSNATEAINLVAYAFSNATAGRGGAVADRFRLGPGDEIVTTEMEHHANLIPWQELAARTGATLRIIPVDDDGALRLGDAPIGDRTRLVAVTHVSNVLGVINPIEQLVAAAREVGALVLLDACQSAPHLPLDVHALGVDFAVLSGHKMLGPTGIGALYGRRELLEAMPPFLTGGSMITTVTTTQAEYLPPPQRFEAGTQRVSQAVALAAAIDYLSGVGMPRIAAHEAALGQRLVDGLTAIDGVRVLGAGIDLPRVGLASFDIPGIHSHDVGQFLDDRGIAVRVGHHCAQPLHRRLGVTSSTRASTYLYSTEAEVDAFLDGVAATIEFFGVRS
- a CDS encoding DUF6804 family protein, with protein sequence MASPTPQTQRNALAPGILAAIALFLSPLFTEGLVATIILFLVAILALVVAWFAWQARQWWWTVVFVAIAVIWNPVYPFGFTGWVWVGAQFVAALVFIAAGILIKNERTAA
- the helR gene encoding RNA polymerase recycling motor ATPase HelR, whose product is MNHSAPLNNQALNSRALSAFNLSDTLAFKARPDLITRDDEQFAAIADTLRSSTADASARLERTLASPSGVGGAAVERDLEIHRLNARLTMLRRYGIDMCLGRMVTEAGEHIYIGRLGLTGEDGRQLLVDWRAPAAEPFFGATLAEPMGLVSRRRYRWSSGRVSDYWDEAFTAEALAAGGALDDQSSFIASLGTSRSSRMRDVLATIQADQDAIIRAGSEGTLVVDGGPGTGKTVVALHRAAYLLYSDSRISRGSGGGVLVVGPHPPYLAYVDDVLPSLGEDRVQTCTLRDLVPEGRDAPAETDPAVARLKTSARLIDAVGTAVRLYEQPPERGTVVETPWTDLRVREIDWEEAFETDTGAAHNEARDEIWDALLDIVLDRFAGQIPRAQLHRALAQSEALTQTFNRAWPLLDPAGLVAALWSNPGFLRRCAPWLTAEEVRMLQREDAAVWTASDLPLLDAARRAVGDPNTGRIRREREHARAAEREYRASVADYLMESSDDDLGLMSMLRGDDVLNSLDDQDALPAFARDSLAGPFAHIIVDEAQELTDAEWRMLLSRCPSRSFTVVGDRAQARHGFTQTWEERLVDAGLRDVRLASLTVNYRTPEEVMAEAAPAIRAALPDANVPASVRSSGIPVRYAPTAERDTIVDEWLAANDEGTACVIGDATYAANERVRSLTPETAKGLEFDLVVLVHPDSFGAGIEGAVDRYVAMTRSTRELVVLT